The following are encoded in a window of Flavobacterium psychrotrophum genomic DNA:
- a CDS encoding mevalonate kinase family protein: MKGPLFYSKILLFGEHGINKGSKGLAIPYNFYNGGLKVDDTETEVAKKSNAGLRGFLGHLEQLQAEEPELVTFDLATLKLNVEAGMYFDSSIPQGYGIGSSGALVAAIYDQYANDKITVLENLTQEKLLKLKKIFSRMESYFHGTSSGLDPLNSYLSLPILINSHDSIEATGIPMQNLEGKGAIFLLDSGIVKETAPMVQIFMESLKDKGFRAMIKNQFLKYTDASIESFLHGDVKALFSNTKKLSKVVYNNFKPMIPEQFHELWQKGIESNDYYLKLCGSGGGGYILGFAPDIDRAKEALSGHKVEVVYQF, encoded by the coding sequence ATGAAAGGACCGTTATTTTACTCGAAAATATTGCTTTTTGGAGAACATGGCATAAACAAAGGCTCTAAAGGTCTGGCTATACCATATAATTTTTATAACGGCGGCCTTAAGGTAGATGATACCGAGACCGAAGTGGCTAAGAAAAGTAATGCCGGCCTTCGCGGTTTTTTGGGGCATCTTGAACAGCTGCAGGCAGAAGAGCCGGAGCTTGTAACTTTTGATCTTGCCACGCTAAAACTTAATGTAGAGGCGGGTATGTATTTTGACAGCAGCATACCGCAAGGTTACGGCATAGGAAGCAGCGGCGCGTTAGTTGCAGCTATTTATGACCAGTATGCTAATGATAAAATTACGGTGCTTGAAAACCTTACGCAGGAAAAACTCCTGAAGCTTAAAAAGATCTTTAGCCGTATGGAAAGTTACTTCCACGGTACGAGTTCAGGGTTAGACCCGCTTAACAGCTACCTGAGCCTTCCTATACTTATTAATTCTCACGACAGCATAGAGGCAACGGGCATCCCGATGCAAAACCTTGAAGGTAAAGGAGCTATTTTCCTTTTAGATTCAGGTATTGTAAAAGAAACAGCCCCTATGGTGCAAATATTCATGGAAAGCCTTAAAGATAAAGGCTTCCGTGCAATGATAAAAAACCAGTTCCTTAAATATACCGATGCTTCTATCGAAAGCTTTTTGCACGGCGATGTTAAGGCGCTTTTTTCTAATACCAAAAAACTTTCTAAGGTTGTGTATAACAACTTTAAGCCCATGATACCGGAGCAGTTTCACGAGCTTTGGCAAAAAGGCATAGAAAGTAATGATTATTACCTTAAACTTTGCGGATCTGGTGGTGGTGGCTATATC
- a CDS encoding diphosphomevalonate/mevalonate 3,5-bisphosphate decarboxylase family protein, giving the protein MASVQDFIPQPYTETTDKGSFTWSAPSNIALVKYWGKKANQIPANPSISFTLSDCKTITTLSFEKKKSTGGFSFDLLFEGQPKESFRPKIEKFFERVVQYLPFLEEYHFIIDTQNTFPHSSGIASSASGMAALAINLMSLERLLKPDMTDDYFYQKASFLARLGSGSACRSVKGSVVIWGNHETTDNSTDLYGIPYAEVHDVFKTYQDTILLVDKGEKQVSSTVGHDLMHGHPFAQQRFAQAHENLTAIKRALATGDVDTFIKITESEALTLHAMMMTSLPYFILMKPNTLEIINKIWQYRAETGVPVCFTLDAGANVHVLYPENVASKVLAFIKAELLGYCQNNQYICDKIGTGVVFVG; this is encoded by the coding sequence ATGGCATCCGTACAGGATTTTATACCACAACCCTATACCGAAACTACAGATAAAGGCAGCTTTACATGGAGCGCCCCCAGCAATATAGCCTTAGTGAAATACTGGGGTAAAAAGGCGAACCAGATACCGGCCAACCCAAGCATCAGCTTTACGCTAAGCGATTGTAAAACCATAACTACACTTTCTTTTGAAAAAAAGAAAAGCACCGGTGGCTTTTCATTCGACCTGCTTTTTGAAGGCCAGCCAAAAGAGAGCTTTCGCCCTAAGATCGAAAAATTCTTTGAGCGTGTGGTGCAGTACCTGCCGTTTTTAGAGGAATATCATTTTATTATCGATACCCAGAACACTTTTCCGCACAGTAGTGGTATTGCATCTTCGGCATCGGGTATGGCGGCACTTGCTATTAACCTTATGAGCCTTGAACGTTTGTTAAAACCTGACATGACGGATGACTATTTTTACCAAAAAGCGTCGTTTCTGGCAAGGCTAGGGTCGGGTAGTGCGTGCCGTAGCGTAAAAGGCAGTGTGGTAATATGGGGCAACCATGAAACAACTGATAATAGTACAGATCTTTATGGTATACCATATGCTGAAGTGCACGATGTATTTAAAACCTATCAGGATACTATTTTACTGGTAGACAAAGGCGAAAAGCAGGTGAGTAGTACTGTAGGCCACGACTTGATGCACGGACACCCATTTGCACAGCAGCGTTTTGCCCAGGCACACGAAAATCTTACAGCTATAAAGCGGGCATTAGCAACGGGTGATGTAGATACTTTCATCAAGATAACAGAGAGCGAAGCCCTTACGCTGCACGCTATGATGATGACCAGTCTTCCATATTTTATACTGATGAAGCCCAATACGTTAGAGATTATTAATAAGATATGGCAATACCGTGCAGAAACCGGTGTGCCGGTGTGTTTTACGCTCGATGCCGGTGCTAACGTACACGTGCTGTATCCCGAAAACGTTGCGAGTAAAGTTTTGGCATTTATTAAGGCAGAATTGCTTGGCTATTGCCAAAACAACCAGTACATTTGCGACAAAATTGGCACTGGGGTTGTTTTTGTTGGCTAA